Genomic window (Shimia isoporae):
CTTATGGCTGACCTGCGCGCGGCTGATCCTTTTCGGCAGGGCGGCGGCAAGGGCTTCTCCAAAGCTGACCGCAGCCGCTTCCTCGACGCGCTTGAACGCGAACTTCGCGCGGCTGCAAGAGACTAGGCGCCGCCTCAGCCACCAATCGTAAGATGCGCGAGCAACTCCGCCGCGTTTCTCACACCAAAACGCTTGAGCAACCGCGCGCGCACGTCTTCAACCGTGCGCGGACTGAGCCCAAGCTCGCGCGCGATTTCCTTGCTGGTCTGCCCACGCCCTAAACCGCCAACCACCTGTCTTTCCCTTGGGCTAAGCGATACAGGCGGACCATCGTGAATCACCGCAAAACTCATCACCAGCCGCGCCAATGGATCGGCTGGAGTCAGCGTTTGCGCGCGAAACCGGCACCAGATCTGGCCGCCGTCGGCCCGCCGCATCATTCGCTCGTCGCTGTACGCATTGTCTTTCCGCAGAGGCGCCAATCCGATGTCGCGCACTTGTTCGAACTCTTTTGCCGTGTCGTACAAGAGCCGAAACGACTGCCCAATCAGATCAGTGCGGTCATACCCCAACATCTCTGCGAAACTGCGGTTGCAGGCACGGATAACTCGATGTTCCGTCATCACGATGCCAACAGGCGCCGCCTCATATGCCACCGTGTCCCAATCCATAGAACCCTCCAAGAACCGTAATCCTACGGTATTGATACCGTAGCCCGACGCAAGTCATCCTGAGGCATCTCTTTTCCCTGTTTCGCGAGTGCGCCATGTCCGTCGACACAGAACGCCTGATGACCCGCATCCAATCCATGCGTGACGAGCTGATCCAGCTGACCCAGGACCTTATCCGTATCCCAACTTTGAACCCGCCGGGAGAGTGCTATCGCGATATCTGTGACTACCTCGACACACGCCTGACCCGCCATGGCTTTGACACTCAGCTGATCCGGGCCCATGGCGCCCCCGGCGACAGCGACAAATACCCGCGCTGGAACGTCATCGCCCACAAATCCGGCCATCATCCCGGCGAATGTGTGCATTTCAACAGCCACACCGATGTCGTCGAAGTCGGCCACGGTTGGACCCGCGATCCGTTTGGCGGCGAAGTTCACGAGGGCAAGATTTATGGCCGGGGAGCCTGCGACATGAAAGGTGGCTTGGCCGCTTCCATCATTGCGGCCGAGGCGTTTCTGGCAGAGTTCCCCGACTTTCACGGGTCAATAGAAATATCTGGCACCGCCGACGAAGAGTCCGGCGGATACGGTGGGGTCGCTTATCTTGCCGAGCAAGGTTTCTTTGCACCCGAACGCGTGCAGCACGTCATCATTCCCGAGCCTCTCAACAAAGACCGCATATGCCTTGGTCACCGTGGCGGTTGGTGGGCAGAGATCGAGACGTTCGGTGAAATTGCCCACGGCTCCATGCCATTCCTCGGGGACTGCGCGGTGCGGCACATGGGAGCTGTTCTCGACAAGTTCGAAACAGATCTTTTCCCCGCCATGGCGGCACGGCATACGGATATGCCGGTCGTTCCCGAAGGTGCACGTTCTTCAACCATGAATATCAATTCGGTTCACGGGGGCCAACCGGAACAACCCGAAGACTACACCGGTCTGCCGGCGCATTGCGTTCCCGATAGTTGCCGCATCGTGATCGACAGGCGGTACTTGGCGGAAGAGTCCCACGCGCAAGTTTCCGGAGAGGTTCAGAAACTGCTGCAGGACCTCGCCGAAAACCGGGAAAACTTCCGCTTTGAAATGCGCGAACTCAATCATGTCGCTCCGTCGATGACCGATCGAACTGCACCCGTTGTGTCCACAGTGGACCGGGCAATCAATGACGTTTTAGGCAAAGCGCCCGACTACGTCGCCAGTCCGGGAACTTATGACCAAAAGCACATAGACCGGATCGGACGCCTCAAAAACTGTATCGCCTACGGACCCGGAATCCTTGAGTTGGCGCATAAACCGGACGAATATATCGGTATTGACGACATGCTCGACAGTGCAAAGGTCATGGCCCATAGCCTGACCCAACTGCTTTTGCCGATCGACGAATAACAACAATACATTCAGGGAGAGAGACTATGAAATACCGCACACTCTTGATGGCCAGCACCCTGCCAATCGCGCTTGCAACCGCAGCCGGCGCACAGTCAGACATCACCGTCGCGTTGCAGCTTGAACCGCCGCATCTTGACCCCACGTCCGCCGCTGCTGGCGCAATAGACTCGGTGCTCTATTCAAACGTCTTCGAAGGCCTGACCCGCTTTGCATCAGACGGCGCCATCATTCCGGGTCTGGCGAAAAGCTGGGACATTTCTGAAGACGGTCTGACCTATACATTCATGCTGAACGAAGGCGTCACCTTCCATGACGGCACGACCTTGGATGCCAAAGACGTGCAGTTCTCGCTTGATCGCGCCCGCGGTGAAGACAGCGCGAATGCACAAAAAGCGCTTTTTGCCAGTATCTCCGATGTGGCCGTAGTGGACCCTCTGACCGTCAAAGTCACCTTGTCCGAACCAAACGGCAACTTCCTTTTCAATATGGCTTGGGGGGACGCAGTGATCGTGGCTTCCGAGAGCGTTGCCGACATCAAGACGAACCCTGTTGGAACCGGCGCTTTCAAATTCTCCAACTGGGTTCAGGGCGACAAGATCGAACTCACTCGCAACTCAGAGTACTGGGGCACGCCCGCTGTACTGGAAAACGTAACTTTCAAGTTTATCTCCGATCCTACAGCAGCTTTTTCGGCCATGATGGCAGAAGACATCGATGTCTTCGCCGGCTTTCCGACCCCGGAAGCCCTGCCTCAGTTTCAGGCTGATCCCCGTTTTCAGGTGATTGTCGGAAACTCCGAGGGTGAAACCATCTTGTCCACCAACAACAAGATGCCCCCGCTGGACAACGTCAACGTACGTAAGGCCATCGCCCACGCCATCGACCGACAGGCGATCATCGACGGTGCGATGTTTGGCCTCGGTACGCCGATTGGTACGCACTTTGCGCCCCATCACCCGGATTATGTCGACCTGACAGGGAACTCCGCTTACGATCCGGAGTTATCAAAGCAACTGCTCGCCGAGGCAGGCTTTCCAGACGGGTTTACAACCACACTCAAGCTGCCCCCGCCCTCCTACGCACGCCGCGGAGGGGAAATTATCGCGGCGCAACTTGGCGCGGTGGGCATCAAAACCGAGATTTCCAACGTCGAGTGGGCACAATGGCTCGAACAGGTTTTCCGCGGCAAGGACTATGGCCTGACCATCGTGAGCCACACTGAACCGTTCGACATCGGCATCTATGCGCGGCCCGACTACTACTTCCAGTATGACAATCCTGAATTCCAACAGGTCATGGAAACTTTGAACAAGGCGACCCGCCCGGCAGAACGCTCCGCGCTTCTGGTGATAGCGCAAAAAATGATCTCTCAGGACTATGTGAACGGATATCTGTTCCAGCTTGCCTTCCCGACCGTGGCCAAGGCAGGGGTTCAGGGTCTCTGGGAAAATGCGCCGACGCAGGCGACCGATCTGACCGCTGTTAGCTGGTCCAACTAACACTCCCGGCGCCGGCGGACCATCGGGACCCTTCCCCGACCCGCCGGCGTTCAGTCATCGCAAAGGTGCGACCATGCTTGAATTAACTCCCGCAGGAACCACTCCAAGCCGCAAAGGCCCGGCAGAGTACTTCTCCGGCAATGTCCGACTCGACGTGATTTCGGAAAGCCGCCCGCCGTCGCAGGTCTTTGCCGCGCGTGTCACGTTTGAACCCGGGGCCCGAACCGCTTGGCACACGCACCCTGTGGGTCAGATTCTTCACGTCCTGTCCGGCTGCGGCCTCATTGCCTTGCGCGGTGAAGCCCCGCGCGTGATCCGACCGGGTGACAGCATCTGGATCGAACCCGGCGTCGAACATTGGCATGGGGCCGGACCTGAAACCGGGATGTGCCACATCGCCATTCAAGACGTAAGGGACGGCTCCGGCGCGGATTGGCTCGAACACGTCACCGACGAAGACTACCTCACGCCTCCTGCCTAAATGCTGCGCTACGCTCTCAAACGCCTGCTTTCCCTGTTCATCAGCCTCGCCATCGCTTCGGTGGTGATTTTTGCGGTGATCGAGATAGCGCCCGGAGATCCGGCAAGCTTTATGCTCGGCATGAACGCCCAGCCT
Coding sequences:
- a CDS encoding PAS and helix-turn-helix domain-containing protein, coding for MDWDTVAYEAAPVGIVMTEHRVIRACNRSFAEMLGYDRTDLIGQSFRLLYDTAKEFEQVRDIGLAPLRKDNAYSDERMMRRADGGQIWCRFRAQTLTPADPLARLVMSFAVIHDGPPVSLSPRERQVVGGLGRGQTSKEIARELGLSPRTVEDVRARLLKRFGVRNAAELLAHLTIGG
- a CDS encoding acetylornithine deacetylase/succinyl-diaminopimelate desuccinylase family protein — its product is MSVDTERLMTRIQSMRDELIQLTQDLIRIPTLNPPGECYRDICDYLDTRLTRHGFDTQLIRAHGAPGDSDKYPRWNVIAHKSGHHPGECVHFNSHTDVVEVGHGWTRDPFGGEVHEGKIYGRGACDMKGGLAASIIAAEAFLAEFPDFHGSIEISGTADEESGGYGGVAYLAEQGFFAPERVQHVIIPEPLNKDRICLGHRGGWWAEIETFGEIAHGSMPFLGDCAVRHMGAVLDKFETDLFPAMAARHTDMPVVPEGARSSTMNINSVHGGQPEQPEDYTGLPAHCVPDSCRIVIDRRYLAEESHAQVSGEVQKLLQDLAENRENFRFEMRELNHVAPSMTDRTAPVVSTVDRAINDVLGKAPDYVASPGTYDQKHIDRIGRLKNCIAYGPGILELAHKPDEYIGIDDMLDSAKVMAHSLTQLLLPIDE
- a CDS encoding ABC transporter substrate-binding protein — translated: MKYRTLLMASTLPIALATAAGAQSDITVALQLEPPHLDPTSAAAGAIDSVLYSNVFEGLTRFASDGAIIPGLAKSWDISEDGLTYTFMLNEGVTFHDGTTLDAKDVQFSLDRARGEDSANAQKALFASISDVAVVDPLTVKVTLSEPNGNFLFNMAWGDAVIVASESVADIKTNPVGTGAFKFSNWVQGDKIELTRNSEYWGTPAVLENVTFKFISDPTAAFSAMMAEDIDVFAGFPTPEALPQFQADPRFQVIVGNSEGETILSTNNKMPPLDNVNVRKAIAHAIDRQAIIDGAMFGLGTPIGTHFAPHHPDYVDLTGNSAYDPELSKQLLAEAGFPDGFTTTLKLPPPSYARRGGEIIAAQLGAVGIKTEISNVEWAQWLEQVFRGKDYGLTIVSHTEPFDIGIYARPDYYFQYDNPEFQQVMETLNKATRPAERSALLVIAQKMISQDYVNGYLFQLAFPTVAKAGVQGLWENAPTQATDLTAVSWSN
- a CDS encoding (R)-mandelonitrile lyase; the encoded protein is MLELTPAGTTPSRKGPAEYFSGNVRLDVISESRPPSQVFAARVTFEPGARTAWHTHPVGQILHVLSGCGLIALRGEAPRVIRPGDSIWIEPGVEHWHGAGPETGMCHIAIQDVRDGSGADWLEHVTDEDYLTPPA